TAGTGGAGGAGCGCGACCTTCTGCTCGCCGGTGAGCTTGGCCAACGCCGACTCCAGCTTCAGGGCCTCGTCGACGGCCTCGCGCACGAAGGCCTTGATGGCCGCTTCGCCCCATGGCTGCAGCGCGCGGGCGCCGAAGCCGCCCGCAAAGCCCTTCACGCCGGCGAAGCCCACGCCACGCACCTCGACGGATTCACCGTCCAGCACTCGCACGCCGGCGTCGGCCAGGATCGCCTTCACCGCTTCCGGTCGCCCGGCATCGTAATCGTGATTGCCGAGCACGGCCAGGATGGGGATCTTCACCGCGGCCGTAAGGGCGCGGGCCAACGCCCGCGCCTCCTCTTCGAGGCCACGATCGGTCAAGTCGCCGCACAGGACCAGCACCTCGGCGGCATCGGCCACCGGCTCCAGGAACCGGCTGAGCATCTCCGGAGGGTTGCGCGGGCAGTGCAGGTCAGCGACGGCGGCCAGCCGCATCGCCGTTCTCGCTCGGATCCTGGATGGTCGGCGTCGGAGCTTCGATCGCCGCCGTCCACTCCGCGACGTCGTTCGCGGTCATCGTGCCACCGGGCAGCAGACGCGCGTCCCGATAGCCCAAGCTCTCCACGTCGACCAGGTACTGGGCCCGGGACAGCAGGGTGCCGCAACAGATCCGGTCGGCGGGGCCGGCCGTGCACCATTCTTCCGTCAACCGGCCCATCAGATAGGCCATGGTCCAGGCGGGGATGCGCCCGCGCTCGGAGGGATAGACGAACCCGAAGAGCACGAGGTGGCTCAGCAGCACGCGCCAGTGGCTATCGAACCGCTGCACCAGGCGCTGCCAATCCAGAGACTCGGCCTGGGCCTGCAACAGGTGTGCGATGTCGGCACCGTCGTACCGTTCGCGCTCCATGATGAAGGCCTTCGACCAGAGCATTTCTTCCGGCGGGCACAGGCGAGCGGGTACGCCGAGCACGCTGTCGTCGACCGCGTAGTCGAACCACCCGTCGTCCACCTGGACGAAGCCGTTGCCCGAGCTGAAGATGATATCGATGGTGTGGTCGCCGGCGAAGCCTTTGCCCAACCAGTGCGGGAACGTCAGCTCGGTGCGGTAACCGGCCGCGGCCAGGGAGTCCAGCGCCGCCTTCGCATGCCGGGGCCGCACGAAGACGTCCAGGTCTTTCGTGTCACGGAAGATTCCCGTATAGCGCGACAGGGCGTAGGCGCCACCCACCACGAAGGGCACGCCGGCCGTTTGCAGGGCCCGCAAGGCGGCGACGTAGAAGGCGGTGGGATCCGCCGCGAGGCCGGACGCACTCATGAGGACGGAGGGAGTGCAGGTTCTGTGCCGCCGAGCCGCTTACGGATCGCTACAGTCGCGCAGGCTCCCGCACCTCGGGCACAGGATCTTGCATTTCTGCTCTTCCATGCGCTCGCCGCAGCGCTCGCAGAAGTGCAGCCACTCGATCCGCCCCCCGCCGTGGTCGATGGCCCGGTCGTCCACGGTGGCAGCCTCGCACCGTCCCCCGTCGGAAGTCAACGACGCCGAGAATGCCGTACACTGAGGCCGATGGCAGAGGCCTGGGACGACCCCGAGTGGCTTCGTCACGTCTTCGAGGAGACTCGGGTGGTGCGGCGTCCGCTCGCGGGCATCATCGCCGGCTACCACACGCTGCCCTACATCCTGGTCGGGGCGGAGCGGGAGCAGCCCGGGCGCTCCGTGGAGGTCCGGGGCCGGATCCGGGTCTCCCCCCGGATGGTGATCACCCCGGGCCGTGATGGCCCCACGTACGGGGAGCTCTTCGGCGAACGCGAGCTGATGCACCACACGCTGCTGGCGCGCGTCTTCACCTTTCGCTACGCCCCCCGGCTCATGCTGGAGAGCGAAGATCTCCAGATCCGGCGGCAAAGCCGGGGCCCCGAAGACCATCTGCAGCGGGTGCTCGAGGAATTGGCCCAGCGGGAGATCATCAACACCGGCGTGATCATCACCCCCGACGCCCACTTCTACCCCGTCTCGATCGACCGCTTCATTCGCGAGATCCTCGATCAGGAGTTCAAGGACTGACGACGCGCCGGTGACGTCCACAGCCGGGCAGGCGTCGTTCGCCGCTGCCTGGGCGCTGCTGGGCGGGCTCGCGACGCTGGTCGCCTGGCTGGGCTGGCATTCCCGCGGTTGGCCGCTCATCCACGACGCGCCGATCATGCATTACATCGCCTGGCGGATCGGACAGGGCGACGCGCCATACCGCGATTTGCTGGACATGAACTTTCCCGGGGTCTACCTGCTCCACGGGGCGCTGCTCTGGCTGGCCGGCGCCGGGGACGTCGCCTGGCGGCTGTTCGATCTGGCCTTCCTCGCCGCCGGGTGCCTGGCGGTGGCCGTTTTTGCCGCCCCCTGGGGGTGGGTCGCTGCGGTGGGCGGTGGGCTCTTCTTCGCTCTTTACCACCTGGCCGCGGGTCCCTGGCAGGCTGGTCAACGCGACTTCCTGCTCTGCCCTTTCGTGATCGCGGGTGCGCTCGGCGTCGCGCGCTGGATGGAGCGCCGGGCCTCGGCGGCTCCTCTGCTCTGGGGGGGGCTCGCCCTTGGCGCGGGCCTCACCATCAAGCCGCACGCCGCGGTGCTCGGCGTGGCCTTCAGCATGCTCGTGGCGCGGGCGGCGTGGCGGGCAGGGGGCGGCCTCGCAGACATCCAGGCGCTCGCGATCTACGTTCTGGGCGTGGTGGCGCCCGTGATAATCACGGTGTCCTGGGTGGCTGGCCTCGGCGCGCTGCCTGCATGGCGAGCCCTCCTGGCGGACTACCTGCTGCCGCTCTATTCACGTCTGCATCAAGCCGATGCGGGGCTGGACCGCTGGTACGCCTGGCTTCCTGTCGGCGCGGGCATCGGCCTCAGCGTGGCCACGGCCCTCGGGACCCGACGGTTCGGCATCCGCCATCGCATAGCGCTCCTCGGCCTGGCTTCCGGCCTCATCCATTTCTTCGTCCAGGGTAAGGGCTGGGAGTACCACCTGTATCCGGCGGCAGCCTTCGCCGCCGTGCTGCTGTTTTCGGAGCTCGAGCCGCTGGTGCGAGCCCGGGCATGGCCGGCCGTGCCGTTGGCGGCGAGCCTGATCCTGGCCGTTGCGCTGCTCGGCAGCAAAGGCGCCGGCAGCGCGGCTGCGGCGGAAGGTGGCTGGGTGAGCGCCAAGGCCCGGCGCGTGAGCGCCGTCGTCGAGGCGTTGAAGCGCTACCTGGAGCCCGGCGATCGCGTCCAGGTTCTGGACACCACCGACGGCGGCATCCACGCCTTGCTACGGCTGGGGATCGCTCAGCCGACCCGTTTCCTCTACGACTTCCACTTCTTCCACGATACCGGGACGCCGGTGGTACGCGCGCTCCGCCGTGAACTGGTGCGCGGCCTCGAGCGCCGGCCGCCCCGGTGCGTGGTCTTCTTCGCGGGCGGCTGGCCGGCCGGGGGCTGGGAACGGCTCAGCTCGTTCCCGGAGCTGGAGCGGCTGCTCGCCGCGCGGTACCGGGAAGCCGTGCGCGGCGATGGCTTCATCGTCTATGCGAAGCGAGACGGTACGTAGGATCATCCGCGCGTACGACGATCCCGTCGTACGCGCCTACTGTTGGGCCCGATTCGGGATCCTGCGCCAGCGGTTCCTGGACGAGATCGGCCAGTACCTGCCCGAGGCCGGCCCGGTGCTCGACATCGGCTGCGGATTCGGGCTCTTCTCCCTCTACTACGCCGCGACCGGACCGCGGCGTCTTCTTCGCGGCGTGGATGTCGACGGCCGGCGCATCGCGCTGGCTCGCCGCGCGGCCCGTCGCCTGGGGCTCGACAACGTGAGCTACGAAGAGGGCGACGCCCGAGATTTCAAGGGCGACGGCGAGATGCAGGCCGCCTACATGCTGGATATCGTCCACCACATCCCGCCTGCCCGCGTGCCGCCCCTGCTGGCCCAGCTGCGCCGGGCCCTGCCCTCCGGTGGCCGGCTGCTCGTCAAGGACGTGGATACGCAGCCGGCGCCCAAGCGCTGGTTCACGTGGGCGCTCGACAAGGCCATGGCTCCCCGGGCGGCAGTCCGCTACTGGAGCGCCGAGGAGCTGACAGCGGTCCTCGAAGCGAGCGGGTTTCGCGTCTGGCGCCACCTGCTCGTCGATCTGCTGCCCTATCCGCACATCCTCTACATCTGCGAGGCGCGCCCGTGATCGCTGCGGGCCGGCGCCGTACGTGCCTTGTCAACGCTGCACCCGCACGCGTGCCAGATCGGCGGCCGATTCCGGAGAACCGAAGAATTCTCGGTCTCTTACGGCGCGGCACCCTCCTTGCTCGAAGGCCGAGCGCGGAGGTGGCGTATGCAGCGGGTGATGACGTTCGTAGCGCTGTTCCTGCTCGCCTACCCTGCCGTCGTGCACGGGCAGGCCCAGAACAGAGCCCCCGGACCGCCGGCCCGGGCCGAGCGGCCGGCGGATAGCAGGCCCGGATTCATGGCCAGCGCCGGCCGCGCCATCGTCGATGTGTGGATAACGTCCAAGGCCAAAGCCAAACTCATCGCCGACAGGCGCATCACCCGAGCCGTCAACGTCGAGACCCACGCCGGGGTTGTCACCCTCCGCGGCAAGGTGGCGAGTCGCGAAGAGAAGCGGCTCGCCGAGCAGGTGGTCCACGGCACCAGCGGCGTCAGGGCGGTGCGCAGCTCGCTCCAGATCGTGCCCGACTCCCGGCGCAAGAGCGTCGACGCCCGGGACAAGGACATCACGAAGGATCTCGAAGCCCGGATCGAGCAGGACGCGATGCTCAAGGACGCCGACATCGACGTGCGCTCGGACAATGGCATGGTCACGCTGACCGGCTCGGTGTCCAGCGCCCGGGCCAGTGCCCGGGCGCGGGCGCTGGCGCGGGCCACGAGCGGGGTGCAGGGGGTGCGGAACGAGTTGAGGTCGCGGTAGCCCGAGCCGCGCGCTAGCTCGGCAGGGACCGGGCGGGCCCGCCGCTCACCGCTCCTTGAGCGCCGTCAGCACCTCACCGGCGACACGGGCGATCTCGCCGATTCCGCGCTCGGCGATCCCGGTCACGACCGCCCGCTCGTCGGTGAGGCGACCCACCTCGCTGCCCAGCCTGACGATCTCGCTCTGCAGGCTCTCGACCTCGCGTTTGAGACGGGTCACTTCGCCCGCGGCTTCGTCGGCCCGCTTGCGCAGCTCGTCGCACTCCTGGATCAGCGACGGGATGATATGGTTCACCATGTTCTTGCTGTCGCGGACCCAGGTCTCGATCTCCTGCCAGGCCTGGGCCACGCTCTCCGTGCTCTCCATGGTCGTCACCTCGGGCATCCGCGCGAAGGCGGCGCTGGGCTGCGGGGCCGGGACCGACGGCCGGCTCTCCTTCGCCTTCCAGGTCGGCACGATCACGACGGGATGGCGGCGGATGTCTTCCCAGTAATCGAGAGGCCGTCGGCGGTCCTGGCTCCTCCGCTCGGGGCGATGCGGCTCGGTGATGCGACGCCGCTCGCCCCGGCGGCGGTCCATGAGCACCTGGACTCGGGGATCATCGAGAAACTGGTCGCTGACGCGGGCGAAGAGATCGACGGCGTGGCGCGCCACGACGATGAGAAAGCGTACCTGCCTGTCCCGGGCCGGAGCGTCCCGATCCGTCACGCTCGTGCGCGTCCGCTGCAGCGTCTCCAGCTTGTGCATCCAGCACACGCCGGAGGTCTCGCGCGGATCGTCGAGCGGGGGCCGGTCCCCGATCAGCCCCTCCCGCCCTTCGGAACGGCACCAGGCGCAGACGACTTTCACGCCAATCCTCCTGATCCACGCGGCGATGAGAACGGAAGAATAGGATCAGTCGCGAGGAAGGTCAAGCCGGTGAGACGGCAACGGGGCTACGGCAGTGCGCCGTAGCCCCGTCGTGAACGCTTGGTGGAGCTGAGGGGATTCGAACCCCTGACCCCAAGACTGCCAGCCTTGTGCTCTCCCAGCTGAGCTACAGCCCCACGCGTCGGGTCACGTTACAGGCGCCTCCGAGGCATTGTCAAGCCGCGCACGGGCGTGGTGCGCACGGGCGTGGAGTTGTTGGACCCTGGCGTGCTGTACACAGGGCACCATGACACGGCGCTGCTTCCTGGCGTGCCTCCTCGCGGCCGGATGTCACCCAGCCCGCCGAGCCGTCCTCGTCGACCCCGCGTCCTACGCCCCGGCGGCAAGCCTGGAGGCGCGAGCCCGCCTGAACGAGGAGGGGCGGCTCGACGGGTACGGCGCCTGTCTTCAGTGCGGCGACCGCTGGAACTGGAAGCCCGCTCACACGATCGCGTACGGAGCCGGACAGGGCATGTTCCCGCTGTGCGAGTACGACTACTGGCGCCTTCCCGTGGAGCGCGTCGAGGACCACATCCGGAGGCTCGTCCGCGAGTGGAAGGCGCTG
The DNA window shown above is from Candidatus Methylomirabilota bacterium and carries:
- a CDS encoding metallophosphoesterase, yielding MRLAAVADLHCPRNPPEMLSRFLEPVADAAEVLVLCGDLTDRGLEEEARALARALTAAVKIPILAVLGNHDYDAGRPEAVKAILADAGVRVLDGESVEVRGVGFAGVKGFAGGFGARALQPWGEAAIKAFVREAVDEALKLESALAKLTGEQKVALLHYSPIEATTKGEAPELLPFLGSSRLEEPLTRYSVTAVMHGHAHQGSPDGRTRGDIPVYNVAVPVLQRVFPERPPFRVIELPGG
- a CDS encoding nucleotidyltransferase, whose amino-acid sequence is MSASGLAADPTAFYVAALRALQTAGVPFVVGGAYALSRYTGIFRDTKDLDVFVRPRHAKAALDSLAAAGYRTELTFPHWLGKGFAGDHTIDIIFSSGNGFVQVDDGWFDYAVDDSVLGVPARLCPPEEMLWSKAFIMERERYDGADIAHLLQAQAESLDWQRLVQRFDSHWRVLLSHLVLFGFVYPSERGRIPAWTMAYLMGRLTEEWCTAGPADRICCGTLLSRAQYLVDVESLGYRDARLLPGGTMTANDVAEWTAAIEAPTPTIQDPSENGDAAGRRR
- a CDS encoding class I SAM-dependent methyltransferase; this translates as MRSETVRRIIRAYDDPVVRAYCWARFGILRQRFLDEIGQYLPEAGPVLDIGCGFGLFSLYYAATGPRRLLRGVDVDGRRIALARRAARRLGLDNVSYEEGDARDFKGDGEMQAAYMLDIVHHIPPARVPPLLAQLRRALPSGGRLLVKDVDTQPAPKRWFTWALDKAMAPRAAVRYWSAEELTAVLEASGFRVWRHLLVDLLPYPHILYICEARP
- a CDS encoding BON domain-containing protein, with the translated sequence MQRVMTFVALFLLAYPAVVHGQAQNRAPGPPARAERPADSRPGFMASAGRAIVDVWITSKAKAKLIADRRITRAVNVETHAGVVTLRGKVASREEKRLAEQVVHGTSGVRAVRSSLQIVPDSRRKSVDARDKDITKDLEARIEQDAMLKDADIDVRSDNGMVTLTGSVSSARASARARALARATSGVQGVRNELRSR